The sequence TCCAGCTAACCCTAATGTCATCATCTCTTTGGCATACACGAGCACCTTATCACCCATCCATCCCATCGTTACTAACAGACAAACAAAAACACCCACAAGTTTTACACCGAAAGGTAATGTCTGCTCCTGTACTTGAGTGATGGTTTGTAAAAGACCGATTGCCAACCCGATAAATGTTGCTATTGCAATAGGGGCAGCCGAAAGTAATATCACCAAATAAACAGCTTTATTCGCTGCATAGATCATATCCATTAGCTTACCGCCATAAGGTCAAGATATTGATTAATTAATCCCTTAGCGAGAAGAGTCCAACCATCCATAGCAATAAATAAAATTAATTTTAAAGGTACAGATAATGTTATTGGGCTCATCATCATCATACCTAGAGCTAATAAAATACAGGAAACGACCAGGTCAATAACAATAAAAGGTAAATAAAGATAAAAACCAATGATAAAAGCAGATTTTATTTCGCTTAGTGCATAAGCAGGAAGTAACGATAATAACGAATTTTCTATATTTTCTTTATCACCATAACTATCTGGTCGATTTCCTTGTGCTTGTTCAAAGAAATCTAATAATTCAGGCTCAGAATATTTGTACAAATATCGTTTA comes from Proteus vulgaris and encodes:
- the sctS gene encoding type III secretion system export apparatus subunit SctS; amino-acid sequence: MDMIYAANKAVYLVILLSAAPIAIATFIGLAIGLLQTITQVQEQTLPFGVKLVGVFVCLLVTMGWMGDKVLVYAKEMMTLGLAG
- a CDS encoding EscR/YscR/HrcR family type III secretion system export apparatus protein, with translation MESSTTLILTLSLATLAPFIIAAGTCYLKFSIVLVMTRNALGVQQVPSNMVLNAIALMMALFVMTPIAKNTYQYLIENPIDMTSPDSIEQFSDNALGEYKRYLYKYSEPELLDFFEQAQGNRPDSYGDKENIENSLLSLLPAYALSEIKSAFIIGFYLYLPFIVIDLVVSCILLALGMMMMSPITLSVPLKLILFIAMDGWTLLAKGLINQYLDLMAVS